The DNA sequence ACGTCATCGTCCGGCCGCACTCCGGCTGGGAGGTCTGCGGTCGGCGCACCATCTCCGCCGCGCAGCCCCGCCGCAAGACCGCCTGACACCTCCCGTCATTCCTCCACGGAGAGGACCAGCACCCGCAGGAGCCGGTCGGCCTCGGCGTCCGGATCGCAGGTCAGCCCGGTGTGGATCGGTCCGGGCTGTACGACGGTGCTCCGCGGCGCGGTCAGCCAACGGAACCGCCGGCCGATGTCTTCCCGCCCGGCCGGCCCCGCGTCGCCGTTCGCCGCACAGACATCCGCCGCTGCGCGTAGGGCCAGGTCGATCACCCGCGGGTCGGCGGTCGGGTCCAGCGCACGCAGCCGGGCCTCGTCGAGGTGGATCCGCGATCCGAGGTAATCCAGCGGACGGCAATAGACGACCACGCCGGCATTGATGGCTTCCCCGCGGTCCACTCTCGGCATCACCCGCAGGACCGCGTATTCGAACGCCTCCCGCTTGCCGGTCACCGCGGCGCTCCCTTCTCCGGGCGCACCCCGAGTGCGTCCGAAAGCCAGCCAGGCCGACCCGACCCGCGCCGGGCGGGCTCCGGATCCCGATCGCGGGCGGCGCCGGATCGCAGGCCCGAGAGCCAGCTGTCGCGCTTCTGCAGTCGGGAGGCGAGCTGTTCGACGTACGCCGCGCGCAGCTCGGCCGCGTCGGTGAATCCTGGTTCGTCCTCGAGCCACCGGTCCGGGATCTGCGCCACCGTCTCCTGAAGGAGGTCGGTCGTGACCTGCGGCGCGAGGTGCGCATCGGCCGCCTCGACCTCCGGTGCGAACGCGATCAGCGAGTGATCGCCGGCGTCGTAACTCCGGCCCGATGCACTCGCCGCACCGGACCAGTTGTGGTGGAAGGTCAAGGTCGCGCCGTGGTCGATGAGGTACAGCGTGCCGTGCCAATAGAGCATGTTCGGGTTGCGCCACGACCGGTCGACGTTGCCGACGAACGCGTCGAACCACAGCACCTGGCCGGCCAGCACCGGTTCGACGGGGAAGGCCGCGGGGTCGAAGTCGAGCGCGCCCGGCAGGTAGTCGATCCCGAGATTCAGCCCGCCGCTGGCCCGGAGCAGGTCCTGCACCTCCTGGTCGGGCTCGCCCGCCGCAAGCACCGGGTCGACGTCGACGGTGACCAGGTCGGGTACCGCGAAGCCGAGTGCACGGGCCAGGTGACCGCTGACGACCTCCGCAATCAACGCCTTGCGCCCCTGCCCCGCGCCGTGGAACTTCACGACGTAGGTGCCGAGGTCGTCGGCCTCCATCAGGCCCGGCAGGGACCCGCCCTCGCGCAGGGGGGTGACGTAGCGGGTGGCGACGACATGCGGCAGCACGGCTGCCAACCCTACGGCGTCAGCAGTCCTGGCCGGGCGATCCACGGACCTAGGATCGTCCCCATGGTCATGCACACGTCGTTCACCAAGGCCCTCGCGGTACAGCATCCGGTCGCACTCGCGCCGATGGCCGGTTCCGCGGGCGGGGCGCTCGCCGCGGCCGTGTCCAACGGCGGCGGGCTCGGACTGGTGGGTGGCGGCCGCGGTAGCCGCGACTGGCTCGCCCGCGAACTCGCCGTCGTTGCCGAGCGAACCACCAATCCCTGGGGCGTCGGCTTTCTCACCTGGGCGGTCGACGGCGACACCGTCGCGTGGGCGCTGGATCGCCGGCCGGCCGCGGTGATGCTGTCCTTCGGCGACCCCAGACCGCTCGCCGGGCGGATCCGCGACACGGGCACCGTCCTGATCGTGCAGGTGACCGATCTCGACGAGGCGAAGCAGGCACTCGATGCCGGCGCCGACGTCATCGTCGCGCAGGGCTCCGAGGCAGGGGGCCACGGCGGTGGACGCGCGACCCTTCCGTTCGTCCCTGCGGTCGTCGACCTGGCGACACCCACGCCGGTGCTTGCGGCCGGCGGCATCGCCGATGGTCGCGGTCTCGCCGCCGCGCTGGCGCTCGGCGCCGCGGGCGCGTTGATCGGCACCCGTTTCCAGGCCAGCCAAGAGGCTCTCGTCGCGCCCGAGGTGACCAAGGCGCTCGTCGACGGGCGGGGTGGAGACACCCAACGCAGCCGGATTCTCGACATCGCCGGCGGCACGAACTGGCCGCACGCCTACACCGGCCGCTCGCTGCGCAACCCGTTCCTCGATCGATGGCGGGACCGGGAGAACGAACTCGCCGGCGACGCCGCCACGAGGCATGCGTACGCCGAGGCGACTGCCCGGGGCGACATGGACGTCCGCCCGGTATGGGCCGGCGAAGGCCTCGACCTCATCACCGACGTACCACCTGCCGCCGAGATCGTCGCGGACCTCGTCACCACCGCCGAGCGCGCTCTTACCCACGCCGGCCGGGGATGATCGACGGCCTAAAGTGCTCTTTGGATCGGCCATCGGGTGCGGCCGGAAGATGGGAGCGGCGTGAGCAGCGAGTCGTCGGACGACCTCGCCATAGAGGTGAAAGGGCTCGTGAAGCGCTATCGCGGCGGCCGGGGCCAGGGTGAGCTGGAAGCGGTGCGGGGCATCGACCTCGCCGTTCATCGGGGCGAGGTCTTCGGTTTCCTCGGCCCGAACGGCGCGGGAAAGACGACGACCGTGCGGATGCTGTGCACGCTGCTGCCGATCAGCGACGGGCAGGCCACGGTGTCCGGAGTGGACGTGCGCCGTGATCCGGCGCAGGTACGGCGGCGGATCGGCGTGGCGTTGCAGGACGCCGGGCTGGATCAGCGACAGTCGGGGCGGGAACTGCTGGAGCTGCAGTGCGGGCTCTATCAGATCCCCGACCCGCCGGCACGCAGCGCCGAATTGCTGCGGCTGGTCGGGTTGGACGACGCTGCCGACCGGCTGATCGGCACCTATTCCGGCGGCATGAAGCGGCGGCTGGACCTGGCGACGGCACTCGTCCACGAGCCCGATGTCCTGTTCCTCGACGAGCCGACGACAGGCCTCGATCCGGCGAGTCGGGTGACGGTGTGGCAGGAGGTCCGCCGGATCAACGCCCTCGGTACCACGGTTTTCCTGACCACGCAGTACCTGGAAGAGGCCGACCAACTGTGTAACCGGGTAGCCATCATCGACGACGGCAGGATCGTCGCCGAGGGCACCCCGGCCGCGTTGAAGTCCCAGCTGGGTAGCGACGTACTCACCATCGGCCTGGACCCGGCCGAGCACGATCGGGCGACCGCCGCGCTGGCGCCGCTCCCGGGTCTGGATCACGTCACCGACGCGGCGGAGGGATTGGCTGTGTACATCGGCAATGGCGCGGCGGCGGTAGCCGACGTGGCACGGCTTCTGGGCGAGGCCGGCATCCGGCCGTCCACGATCTCGCTGTCCCAGCCGACTCTCGACGACGTGTTCCTCGCCTCGACCGGGCGGCGCATCGAGGGCGGCGTCCCGGAGATGACGTCATGAACGAGACGATGTTGCTGGCCCGCCGAGCCGTGCGGGAAGTGTGGCGCATTCCCGCCGCGACGATTCCCGCGCTCTTCATCCCGGTGTTCTTCCTGGTCGTCAACCTCGGCCAGGTGAACCGGGTCTTCCCGCCGAGTACGCCGTTCCTGCACGGCCAGCACTACGTCGCGTTCCAGATCCCCGTGTCGCTCGTGTTCGCGGTCAGCTCAGCCACCTCCGGGCTCGCCATGGTCACCGACGTCGACGTGGGATACCTCGACAAGCTGTTGGCCGCGCCCATCAGGCGTACCGCCATCGTATGGGGACGTTTGGCCGCCGACCTGGCCCGCGGTCTGGCGGTCTCCGCGCTCGTCCTCGCAGTCGGGTTCGCGTTCGGCGCGCGGGTCGAGACCGGCGTCATCGGCGTGGTGCTGCTCATCGTGCTGTCCGCGCTCTGGGGCGTCGCCTACGCCGGGATCGCCATTGCGATCGCGCTGAAGACGAAGAACGTGCAGACGACCAACGCGTCGTTCATCATCTTCTTCCCGCTGCTCTTCCTCACCCCCAACTTCGTCCCCCTCGATCAGCTCGCAGGCCCGCTCCAGGTGATTGCTCGCTTCAATCCTGTGACCTATGTCATCACCGGACTGCGCGATCTCGTTCTCAGCCCGCACATCCGATGGGGATCGTTGGGGGCCTGTGTGCTCACCATCGTGGTCACCGGCATCGTCCTCACCGCCCTGTCGCTACGCGCCCTCGCCCACTTCAGCGACTAAAAAGGGCGGTTTGGCGGCCTCAGCCGGGGTAAGACACGTCTCTGTAGACCGGGCGCGTCGAGGGCAAAAAACCCTGGGTCGCTCCCTTGACACGTCTGGGCGCCCCTCCTACGTTGGGCGGTCCGCCGAGGGAGGGAAGCGAATGCGAGTCGAACGCCCGAATGCCATGACTCGCAAGACCTTTCTCAAGACCGCTGGCGTGGGCATCGCCGGTGCAGCAGCGGCCGGCCTCGCCGGCTGTAGCAGCTCGACCCCCAGTCACGGCGGGAGCGGCTGGAAGCAGTACAGCGGGATGACGCTGAACTTCATCTCCGAGAACACCGGGCCGAGCTCGGCGATCGCGGCGAATCTCCAGCCGTTCGTCGACTTGACCGGCATCAACGTCAACATCTCGCAGCTGGTACTGACCTCGGTCGAGCAGAAGGTCGCGCTCGACCTGTCCGCACACAGCGGCCAGTACCAGGTGATCTACGCCGATCCCTACAACATCATGGCGCCGCTCTCCGACGGCTTCGCCGATCTCTCGACATTCATGCACGACAAGACGCTGCCCTCGGTGCCGAAGGGCACCGCGGACTTCGTCCCCACCCAGCTGCTGGCTGCCGGCCGATTCGGTGACAAGCTGCTCGCGCTGCCCTACGACTGCCCGACGATCATCTGGTGCTATCGCAAGGACCTGTTCGAGAAGTACCACGACGCGATGCAGCACGATCTCGGCTTCGACCCGACGCCGTCGATCAAGACGACGTGGGACCAGTACCTCCAGATGGCGCGATGGTTCAACACCAACCAGGACGAGGTTCCCTACGGCACCGGCCATCAGGCGAAGCAGTTCACGTCGCTGAACGACGACTTCGCCAACGTGTTGTGGGCCTACGGCGGCGACTACTTCCACAACGGCCAGCACATCGGCAAGTACGGCAGCACCGATCCTGGACCGTGCACGCTCGATCAGCCCGAGGCGATCCGCGCGGCCGAGTTCTACAACGAGATGCTCAGCGTCGCGCATCCCGGCAGCGTGAGCTGGGACTGGAACGACCTGGCCGAGGCCTTCGGCGACGGCCTGATCGCGATGTGCCCGTGCTGGCACGAGGACGCCGCCAGCTGGTTTGCGCCGGGCGGGCTAGGCGACAAGATCGGGTTCTCCCCGCTGCCGACCGGCCCGGCGCGAAGCGCCAACCACTACGGCGGGACCGGCATCTCCATCAACAAATACATCACCACCGACGAGCAGCGTGCGGCCTGGCTGTTTCTCGTCTGGGCGACGGCGCCGCAGACTCAGGAGGCCGGCCTGTTCAGCAAGGTCGGCGGCGGAACGCCGACCCGCCAGTCGGTCTACCAAATGCCCAAGGTGAAGCGTGCGACCAAGCCACCGTCGGACGCGCCCAACATGATCCCGTACGACGCGGTGAAGGTCGCGTGGGAGCCGCAGAACATCGGGCTGCGTCCCAAGGTGCCGTATTGGAATCAGTGTGATGCCGTGATCTTCACCGAGCTGTCGAAGATGCTCGCCGGGCACAAGTCACCGGCCGATGCCATGCGTGACGCCAAACGGGGCGTCGACGACGCGGTCAACGGAGGCTCCAGTGGCGTCTAGAGCACTGGAAGCTGCGCGGCTGCGTCCGATCCGGCAGGGCAAGCGCCGGTTCAGCTTCGAGGTGAAGATGATGCTGCCGGCGCTGCTCATCCTCGCCGCCATCTCGATCGTGCCGTTCTTCTACCTGATCTACATGACGCTGAACAAGATCAGCTTGGTCGGCGGCGTCGGCATCGCGCCGAAGTGGATCGGATTCCACAACTGGGCACAGATGTTCACCGACTCCAACGTCGGCGCCGGCTGGATCACGATGGTGATCTTCTTCGTGGCGACGGTCGGATTGGAGATGCTGCTCGGCCTCGGGATCGCGCTGTTGGTCTATGAGATGGTGTGGGGCAAGAACATCGTCCTGTCCATACTGCTGATCCCGATGTTCGTCGCGCCGGTGATCGTCGGCCTGCTCGGCCGCTTCCTGGTCAACCCGACCTACGGCGTTTATGCGTGGGTGCTGCGGGAGACGCACATCTTCACCGGCAACATCTTGGGCGGCCAGGTTTCGGCGTTCATCGCAGTGGTCCTGATGGACGTGTGGGAGTGGACACCACTGATCGTGCTGATCACCCTCGCCGGCCTCGTTTCCGTCCCCGGACAGGTCCTCGAGGCGGCGAAGGTCGACGGCGCCGGATACTGGCAGCGGCTGCGGCACGTCGTCGTCCCGTCGATCTCCGGGATCGTGCTCGTCGCATTGTTGATCCGCTCGATGGACGCGTTGCGCTACTTCGATGTGATCTGGCAGTCGACGGCCGGCGGCCCGGCCAACGCCACCAAGATCATCCCGCTTCGTCTCTACGAGGTCGCCTTCCAGTTCCTGAACCTCGGCTACGCCGCCACGATCGGCATCGTGATGCTCGCGCTGTCGATCGCCATCGCGATGCTGTTCACCGGAATCCTGCGACGTCGGGGGCTGATCGGATGAGCCAGACCCACACCGCGCGCCGCGGGCTTCGACTTCCTGGCCGGCGCATCGTGCTCTACGTTGCGCTCGCAGTCGTCGTGCTGTGGACCGTCGTCCCGGTGGCGTGGATGGCAATTTCGTCGCTGAAGAATCCGGCCGATGTGCTGTCCCGTACGCCGCTGCTGGACTTCTCGCCGACGATGGCCAACTACGCCGGCCTCTTCAGCGGCGGTAACAGCCTGCTGACCTATGTGCGCAGCAGCGTCCTCGCGGCGGGGATCTCGACGATCCTCGCGACGGTCCTCGGCAGCCTCGCGGGCTACGGCCTGGCGCGCAGCCGCTGGCGCGGCAAGCGACACCTCGCCTTCTGGATCATCAGCACCCGTATGGTTCCGATCGCGGCGGTGATCCTCCCGCTCTACATCGGCTTCACCTACCTGCATCTGATCAACAGCATCTGGGCGCTGGTCGTCGCCTACTTGAGCTTCAACCTGCCGTTCGCGATCTGGATCATGAATGCGTTCTTCGCCGACCTCCCCCAGGGCATCGAGGAGGCGGCGAGGGTCGACGGCGCCAACCGGTTCCAGACGTTCTATCGGATCGCCGTACCGCTGACCAAGCCCGGCATCGTGACGACGGCGATCCTCTGCCTCGTCTTCGCCTGGAACGACTATGCCTTCGCCGTCACCTTCAGCGGCCCGGGCAGCGCAACTCTGCCGGTCGCCGCGTCCCAGCTGATCACCCAGACCGGCGTGAACTGGGGGCAGTTGACCGCGATCGGCACTGTCGTCGCACTGCCGATGGTCGTCATCGGGCTGGCGGTACGGAAGTACCTGGTGCGCGGCCTCACGCTCGGCGCGGTCACCGGCGAATAGCCGCCGAGCGGCCGCCGGATCAGACCGTGCTGCGGCGGGCTGCCGCGCGACGCGCGACATAGCGCTCGATCTTCTGCGCGGTTCCGCAGTCGTTCATGTCACACCAGCGGCGGCTCCGGTTTTTCGAGCTGTCCAGGAAGAGCCACGGGCAACGCGCACATCGCTTGACCCGGCGGAGTTGGTCGCTCACCAGCAGGTCTGCGGCGGCCGAGGCTATCGGGTGGAGGACAACGGCGAGATCGTCGGTCTGCGGCCAAGCCCAATGCGGGAAGGTCCGATCCGAGTCGTCGAGAGTGGCGCTGGCTAAGGCGTCGGCGACGAACGGGCGCAGTCTCGTCCACTGCTTTGACGTGTCGGCTGCGCCGTCGGCGACCGCCCCGAACGTCTGGTTCAGGGCGTCGCGCAGTTCGTGGGCACTCGTCGTAGCCACCGCGGCGTCCTGAGGGTGACTCGCTGCCGCGCGGAGCAGGCGCGACGCGCGCGTGCGTGCGATGACCTGAGTCCGAGCCGTCCACCGAACGAGGTCGGCATACGTCGCCGCGTGGTCGAAGCGCGCCGTACCGAGGGGGTCGTCGACGGTGTTGGCGAAGTCCAGCGCGAGATGACCGGCGACGATCGGCAGCTCGCGCACGGCAGCCTGGCCGTTCGATCCTGTTTCCATCAAAGCGCAGTTTACCAGTTGCGAGATGGAACGAGGTCTATAGTGTTCCCGGCGTGAGGGAATTAGCCGGAAACATCAGGCCGGCCGAGTCGCCCGCGGTCGCGGGGCATGGTCCGGCTGCTGTCGTGCTCTGCGGGGTGCAGTTCGTCGACGTCCTCGGCGTGACGGTCGTCGTGACGGCGCTACCGCGCATGCTGGCGGATCTCGGTGCGGCGCCCGCGGATGGCGCCGC is a window from the Mycobacteriales bacterium genome containing:
- a CDS encoding DUF3037 domain-containing protein gives rise to the protein MTGKREAFEYAVLRVMPRVDRGEAINAGVVVYCRPLDYLGSRIHLDEARLRALDPTADPRVIDLALRAAADVCAANGDAGPAGREDIGRRFRWLTAPRSTVVQPGPIHTGLTCDPDAEADRLLRVLVLSVEE
- a CDS encoding HipA family kinase, yielding MLPHVVATRYVTPLREGGSLPGLMEADDLGTYVVKFHGAGQGRKALIAEVVSGHLARALGFAVPDLVTVDVDPVLAAGEPDQEVQDLLRASGGLNLGIDYLPGALDFDPAAFPVEPVLAGQVLWFDAFVGNVDRSWRNPNMLYWHGTLYLIDHGATLTFHHNWSGAASASGRSYDAGDHSLIAFAPEVEAADAHLAPQVTTDLLQETVAQIPDRWLEDEPGFTDAAELRAAYVEQLASRLQKRDSWLSGLRSGAARDRDPEPARRGSGRPGWLSDALGVRPEKGAPR
- a CDS encoding nitronate monooxygenase, encoding MVMHTSFTKALAVQHPVALAPMAGSAGGALAAAVSNGGGLGLVGGGRGSRDWLARELAVVAERTTNPWGVGFLTWAVDGDTVAWALDRRPAAVMLSFGDPRPLAGRIRDTGTVLIVQVTDLDEAKQALDAGADVIVAQGSEAGGHGGGRATLPFVPAVVDLATPTPVLAAGGIADGRGLAAALALGAAGALIGTRFQASQEALVAPEVTKALVDGRGGDTQRSRILDIAGGTNWPHAYTGRSLRNPFLDRWRDRENELAGDAATRHAYAEATARGDMDVRPVWAGEGLDLITDVPPAAEIVADLVTTAERALTHAGRG
- a CDS encoding ATP-binding cassette domain-containing protein; translation: MSSESSDDLAIEVKGLVKRYRGGRGQGELEAVRGIDLAVHRGEVFGFLGPNGAGKTTTVRMLCTLLPISDGQATVSGVDVRRDPAQVRRRIGVALQDAGLDQRQSGRELLELQCGLYQIPDPPARSAELLRLVGLDDAADRLIGTYSGGMKRRLDLATALVHEPDVLFLDEPTTGLDPASRVTVWQEVRRINALGTTVFLTTQYLEEADQLCNRVAIIDDGRIVAEGTPAALKSQLGSDVLTIGLDPAEHDRATAALAPLPGLDHVTDAAEGLAVYIGNGAAAVADVARLLGEAGIRPSTISLSQPTLDDVFLASTGRRIEGGVPEMTS
- a CDS encoding ABC transporter permease yields the protein MNETMLLARRAVREVWRIPAATIPALFIPVFFLVVNLGQVNRVFPPSTPFLHGQHYVAFQIPVSLVFAVSSATSGLAMVTDVDVGYLDKLLAAPIRRTAIVWGRLAADLARGLAVSALVLAVGFAFGARVETGVIGVVLLIVLSALWGVAYAGIAIAIALKTKNVQTTNASFIIFFPLLFLTPNFVPLDQLAGPLQVIARFNPVTYVITGLRDLVLSPHIRWGSLGACVLTIVVTGIVLTALSLRALAHFSD
- a CDS encoding extracellular solute-binding protein, whose product is MTRKTFLKTAGVGIAGAAAAGLAGCSSSTPSHGGSGWKQYSGMTLNFISENTGPSSAIAANLQPFVDLTGINVNISQLVLTSVEQKVALDLSAHSGQYQVIYADPYNIMAPLSDGFADLSTFMHDKTLPSVPKGTADFVPTQLLAAGRFGDKLLALPYDCPTIIWCYRKDLFEKYHDAMQHDLGFDPTPSIKTTWDQYLQMARWFNTNQDEVPYGTGHQAKQFTSLNDDFANVLWAYGGDYFHNGQHIGKYGSTDPGPCTLDQPEAIRAAEFYNEMLSVAHPGSVSWDWNDLAEAFGDGLIAMCPCWHEDAASWFAPGGLGDKIGFSPLPTGPARSANHYGGTGISINKYITTDEQRAAWLFLVWATAPQTQEAGLFSKVGGGTPTRQSVYQMPKVKRATKPPSDAPNMIPYDAVKVAWEPQNIGLRPKVPYWNQCDAVIFTELSKMLAGHKSPADAMRDAKRGVDDAVNGGSSGV
- a CDS encoding sugar ABC transporter permease: MASRALEAARLRPIRQGKRRFSFEVKMMLPALLILAAISIVPFFYLIYMTLNKISLVGGVGIAPKWIGFHNWAQMFTDSNVGAGWITMVIFFVATVGLEMLLGLGIALLVYEMVWGKNIVLSILLIPMFVAPVIVGLLGRFLVNPTYGVYAWVLRETHIFTGNILGGQVSAFIAVVLMDVWEWTPLIVLITLAGLVSVPGQVLEAAKVDGAGYWQRLRHVVVPSISGIVLVALLIRSMDALRYFDVIWQSTAGGPANATKIIPLRLYEVAFQFLNLGYAATIGIVMLALSIAIAMLFTGILRRRGLIG
- a CDS encoding carbohydrate ABC transporter permease, producing the protein MSQTHTARRGLRLPGRRIVLYVALAVVVLWTVVPVAWMAISSLKNPADVLSRTPLLDFSPTMANYAGLFSGGNSLLTYVRSSVLAAGISTILATVLGSLAGYGLARSRWRGKRHLAFWIISTRMVPIAAVILPLYIGFTYLHLINSIWALVVAYLSFNLPFAIWIMNAFFADLPQGIEEAARVDGANRFQTFYRIAVPLTKPGIVTTAILCLVFAWNDYAFAVTFSGPGSATLPVAASQLITQTGVNWGQLTAIGTVVALPMVVIGLAVRKYLVRGLTLGAVTGE
- a CDS encoding ABATE domain-containing protein, which codes for METGSNGQAAVRELPIVAGHLALDFANTVDDPLGTARFDHAATYADLVRWTARTQVIARTRASRLLRAAASHPQDAAVATTSAHELRDALNQTFGAVADGAADTSKQWTRLRPFVADALASATLDDSDRTFPHWAWPQTDDLAVVLHPIASAAADLLVSDQLRRVKRCARCPWLFLDSSKNRSRRWCDMNDCGTAQKIERYVARRAAARRSTV